The Muricauda sp. SCSIO 65647 genome includes a region encoding these proteins:
- a CDS encoding CoA-binding protein, with the protein MGKTLVFGASLKSHRYSNLAIQRLVAHGIRTVAFGLRTGVVSGVQVTTNLNTIQEVDTISLYMTPERQKEYYNDIIELQPRRVIFNPNTENPEFYPLLEEHGIEVEEACTLVLLGTGQY; encoded by the coding sequence ATGGGCAAGACACTGGTTTTTGGGGCATCTTTAAAGTCTCACCGATATAGCAATCTAGCCATTCAAAGATTGGTGGCCCATGGTATACGGACCGTAGCATTCGGATTGCGCACAGGAGTGGTTTCGGGAGTGCAAGTTACCACAAATCTTAATACCATTCAAGAAGTTGATACGATTTCATTGTATATGACCCCAGAACGACAAAAAGAGTATTATAACGATATCATTGAACTTCAACCCCGTAGGGTCATTTTTAACCCAAATACTGAAAACCCTGAATTTTACCCGCTACTTGAAGAACATGGTATCGAAGTCGAAGAGGCCTGCACTTTGGTGTTGTTGGGCACAGGGCAGTATTAG